Proteins encoded within one genomic window of Lysinibacillus sphaericus:
- a CDS encoding glycosyltransferase family 2 protein: MPLLSIIVPIYNVELYLRQCLDSILRQTFEDFELILVNDGSTDNSPNICDDYAARDARIIVVHKENGGLVSARKAGLSIAKGKYIGYVDSDDWIEADMYQALCDAAQAFNVDIVICDIIENYQDYEVKATQVVKPGLYQKDRMIEEVYPIMLYAGQYYQFGLFPSVSNKLFKKSLLEKFQYQVDDQIRMGEDVACTYPSLLNAKSIYLLDKEYLYHYRQNPSSMTASYDQQFFEKTLVLYKHLRELSPAPYFVNQLQYYLTYLVIAGVQNELHRENEKTLREKRAFLKKMLKHRDINEVLQAICLNKLPFKVKLIILLLKRQSIFLLYVLARVKQKTNISKTIKGAK, from the coding sequence GTGCCATTATTAAGTATTATTGTGCCTATTTATAATGTGGAGCTCTATTTACGGCAATGTTTAGATAGTATTTTAAGACAAACATTTGAGGACTTTGAATTAATACTAGTCAACGATGGCTCAACAGATAATAGTCCCAACATATGTGACGACTATGCTGCACGTGATGCAAGAATTATTGTTGTGCATAAAGAAAATGGTGGCCTTGTTAGTGCGCGCAAAGCGGGTCTAAGCATTGCGAAAGGAAAATATATTGGCTATGTAGATAGTGATGATTGGATTGAAGCGGACATGTATCAAGCACTATGTGATGCAGCACAGGCTTTTAACGTAGATATTGTTATTTGCGATATTATAGAAAATTATCAAGATTATGAAGTTAAAGCTACGCAAGTTGTGAAACCTGGATTATATCAAAAGGATAGGATGATAGAAGAAGTTTACCCGATTATGCTGTATGCGGGGCAATACTATCAGTTTGGATTATTTCCTTCTGTTTCAAATAAACTATTTAAAAAGTCACTTCTTGAAAAATTTCAATATCAAGTGGACGATCAAATACGCATGGGGGAAGATGTTGCCTGTACATATCCAAGTTTACTTAATGCGAAAAGTATCTATTTATTAGACAAAGAGTATCTTTATCATTATCGCCAAAATCCTTCTTCTATGACAGCTAGCTATGATCAGCAGTTTTTTGAGAAAACACTTGTCTTATATAAACATTTGAGAGAGTTATCCCCTGCCCCTTATTTCGTAAATCAACTACAGTATTATTTGACCTATTTAGTGATTGCAGGAGTCCAGAATGAATTGCATCGAGAGAATGAGAAAACCTTACGTGAAAAAAGAGCCTTTCTCAAAAAAATGCTTAAACATCGCGACATTAATGAGGTGTTACAGGCAATTTGTCTAAATAAATTGCCATTCAAAGTGAAACTAATCATTTTGTTATTAAAGAGACAATCTATTTTTTTACTATATGTATTGGCTAGGGTCAAACAAAAAACCAATATTAGTAAGACTATAAAGGGAGCAAAATGA
- a CDS encoding glycosyltransferase, giving the protein MKILFVAQNFQMGGIQKALINTLKELSVDEQYEIDIFTFGEGELLKDIPPNVNVNIGNLLLQLIATPFYVVKQRKNVWHILLRIVCMLLVRIIGSNNFYTLLLKNHRPSKHYHIAISYFNDAPNSYFNRGTNLFVDQFVQAHKKLAWIHTDPLRANFNYKVCIKTYKNFDRLICVSEACKRNLLKFLPPYQHKIQVVYNFFPIAEIKELATYYTPFEKGTMDLVSVGRMDNATKRFDLIPHICKLLKESSIGRLHWRIIGDGPDLLFNQQLALQLGVDDVVEFVGECHNPYPFIKESDVLILTSAYEGYPMVVGEALILETPVITTNFAAAGEQIQHGFNGLITDGDIEDIYAVIANIIQNKDCLDKMKKYIEENSYTNRKAREQLVLEFDRQ; this is encoded by the coding sequence ATGAAAATATTATTTGTTGCGCAAAATTTTCAGATGGGCGGTATTCAAAAGGCGTTAATTAATACATTAAAAGAACTTAGTGTTGATGAACAATATGAAATTGATATTTTTACATTTGGTGAAGGTGAGCTTTTAAAGGACATCCCTCCTAACGTCAATGTAAATATCGGCAACTTATTATTACAACTAATCGCTACCCCCTTTTATGTCGTGAAACAGAGAAAAAATGTCTGGCATATTTTGCTGCGCATAGTATGTATGTTGCTTGTACGCATTATTGGCTCCAACAACTTTTATACATTACTTTTAAAAAATCATCGCCCTAGTAAACACTATCATATAGCCATTTCTTATTTTAATGACGCACCAAATAGTTATTTTAATCGAGGTACAAATTTATTCGTCGATCAATTTGTACAGGCACATAAAAAGCTTGCATGGATACATACCGATCCATTAAGAGCAAATTTTAATTATAAGGTTTGTATCAAAACCTATAAAAATTTTGATAGATTAATTTGTGTTTCTGAAGCATGTAAGCGAAATTTACTGAAATTTCTCCCGCCCTATCAACATAAAATACAAGTTGTCTACAATTTTTTTCCGATAGCGGAAATTAAAGAGTTAGCAACATATTATACGCCATTTGAAAAAGGAACGATGGATTTAGTATCTGTTGGTAGAATGGACAATGCCACAAAAAGATTCGACCTTATTCCACATATATGTAAGCTTTTAAAAGAGTCTTCTATCGGGCGATTGCATTGGCGAATTATAGGTGATGGACCAGACTTACTTTTTAATCAACAATTAGCATTACAATTAGGTGTAGATGATGTAGTTGAATTTGTTGGGGAATGTCATAATCCATATCCGTTTATTAAAGAAAGCGATGTCCTGATATTAACTTCAGCGTATGAAGGTTATCCGATGGTAGTTGGCGAGGCATTAATATTAGAAACGCCCGTTATTACGACGAATTTTGCAGCAGCAGGTGAACAAATACAACATGGATTCAATGGATTGATAACAGATGGGGATATAGAGGATATTTACGCGGTCATTGCTAATATCATCCAAAATAAGGATTGTCTCGACAAGATGAAAAAGTATATTGAAGAAAATAGCTATACAAATCGAAAGGCACGAGAGCAATTAGTATTGGAGTTTGATCGTCAATGA
- a CDS encoding glycosyltransferase family 4 protein gives MRVVFMRSNPISPDPRVEKEVDSLIKNNWHVQIVAWDRDSKYKEKVQFLKRTQPIKITRFGIPATFGGGFKKNLFPLLRFQIKLFQWLLQHKNTYDIIHACDFDTAFIGTICGKLLRKKVIYDMFDSITAPFHGPAMIGKIVEKIDIALLNRVDAVIICTEKRKGQIANASPKKIEVIYNTPLPMPLNHDVQLNKDKVKIVYVGILAKERLIKELVEIVKANRNYELHIGGFGEYADGLAELAQKYDNILYYGKIPYDKTLALENSCDIMTAIYDPEVSNHYYAAPNKFYEALMLGKPLIMVKNTGMSEVVAAHNLGELIDYNQHSLQQAIEKLIERKKEWPEISRKMKLLYEDHYSWSEMEKRIITLYSHL, from the coding sequence ATGAGAGTTGTTTTTATGAGAAGTAATCCAATATCTCCAGATCCTAGAGTTGAAAAGGAAGTGGACAGCCTTATAAAAAATAACTGGCATGTACAAATAGTAGCTTGGGATAGAGATAGCAAATATAAGGAAAAAGTACAATTTCTAAAGCGTACACAGCCCATTAAAATCACAAGGTTTGGCATCCCTGCTACTTTTGGTGGCGGATTTAAAAAAAATTTATTTCCACTATTGCGATTTCAAATAAAACTATTTCAATGGCTACTTCAACATAAAAATACTTATGATATTATACACGCTTGTGACTTCGATACAGCATTTATCGGCACGATATGCGGGAAGTTACTCCGTAAAAAAGTTATTTATGATATGTTTGATTCCATTACTGCTCCCTTTCATGGGCCAGCAATGATAGGAAAGATTGTTGAAAAGATAGATATCGCTCTGTTGAATCGTGTGGATGCTGTTATTATTTGTACAGAAAAACGAAAAGGTCAAATAGCGAATGCATCACCCAAAAAAATAGAGGTGATTTATAATACGCCACTTCCTATGCCGTTAAATCATGACGTACAGTTGAACAAAGATAAAGTAAAAATAGTCTATGTTGGCATATTAGCCAAGGAAAGACTTATTAAAGAACTAGTTGAAATAGTAAAAGCAAATAGAAACTATGAATTGCATATTGGCGGATTTGGCGAGTATGCAGACGGATTGGCCGAACTCGCGCAAAAGTATGACAATATCCTCTATTACGGGAAGATTCCGTATGACAAAACACTCGCTTTAGAAAATAGTTGTGACATTATGACTGCCATTTACGACCCCGAAGTTTCTAATCACTATTATGCAGCACCGAATAAATTTTATGAGGCACTGATGCTCGGAAAACCTTTAATTATGGTGAAAAATACTGGAATGTCGGAAGTAGTAGCAGCACATAATCTAGGAGAGTTAATTGATTATAATCAACATAGTTTACAACAAGCTATTGAAAAGTTAATTGAGCGCAAAAAAGAATGGCCAGAGATCTCTCGTAAAATGAAACTGTTATATGAAGACCACTATAGCTGGAGCGAAATGGAAAAGCGTATCATTACATTGTATAGCCATTTATAG
- a CDS encoding tyrosine-protein phosphatase — protein sequence MVDMHSHILVNVDDGPETVAETFQLFEQAIAEGITAMIATSHVLHPLYNVPFHEVNEQIIKLQQEIDNRHMSLTLYPGHEVRLAGNILALLESGQLHTLADSNYLLLELPSGYIPTYTRTMIYNLLTAGITPIIAHPERNTAIAEDPSCLEQLIREGALAQITAGSLAGHFGKSIQQLSLRLVRSNLVHTYGSDVHNVTTRPLLFEKGLRFLEKHKQLDAVDDFLANNARIIHNQPVIVYEPDNQFTKKGWRLF from the coding sequence ATGGTCGATATGCATAGCCATATTTTAGTGAATGTTGATGATGGTCCAGAAACAGTAGCGGAGACATTCCAATTATTTGAACAAGCCATTGCAGAAGGCATTACAGCTATGATAGCTACATCACATGTTCTGCACCCGTTATATAATGTTCCTTTTCATGAAGTGAATGAACAAATTATAAAATTACAGCAGGAAATTGACAACCGACACATGTCGTTAACACTTTATCCTGGGCATGAGGTGAGACTGGCGGGGAATATTTTAGCGTTGTTAGAGAGCGGGCAGTTGCACACATTAGCCGATTCGAATTACTTATTATTAGAGCTTCCATCAGGTTACATACCGACATATACACGAACAATGATTTACAATTTATTGACAGCGGGTATTACACCAATCATTGCACATCCAGAACGCAATACAGCCATAGCAGAAGATCCAAGTTGCTTGGAGCAACTTATACGAGAGGGGGCACTCGCACAAATAACCGCAGGCAGTTTAGCTGGCCATTTTGGCAAATCCATTCAACAGCTCTCTTTGAGATTAGTTCGCTCGAACCTCGTTCATACATATGGTTCGGATGTGCATAATGTTACGACACGCCCATTGTTATTTGAAAAAGGACTTCGCTTTTTAGAAAAGCACAAACAATTAGATGCAGTGGATGATTTTTTAGCCAATAATGCACGAATCATCCATAATCAGCCTGTCATCGTATATGAACCTGACAATCAATTTACAAAAAAAGGTTGGAGATTATTTTAA
- a CDS encoding CpsD/CapB family tyrosine-protein kinase: MFQHKRANKKKLAKMGRKLVTVANSNSFVSEQFRTIRTNITFAMPDQEIKTILVTSATPGEGKSTNVANLGVVFAQEGKKILIVDADLRKPTMHYTFRLANIRGLSNLLTRQYEMAEVLNSTEIPNLFVMTSGPIPPNPAELLASKTMDSVIVQLIKDFDIIIFDAPPLLSVTDAQILANKCHGTLLIVNSGVVENTSVLKAKLSLEASKANILGVVLNNYKTPLGEYYDHYYR; this comes from the coding sequence ATGTTTCAACATAAAAGAGCAAATAAAAAAAAACTAGCCAAAATGGGCAGGAAGCTTGTGACAGTTGCGAATAGTAATTCCTTTGTCTCTGAGCAATTTCGTACCATCCGAACAAACATTACCTTTGCAATGCCCGACCAAGAAATCAAAACCATTTTAGTGACATCTGCCACACCGGGCGAAGGAAAGTCCACAAATGTGGCTAATTTAGGTGTTGTCTTTGCACAAGAAGGAAAAAAGATATTAATTGTTGATGCAGATTTACGTAAGCCAACCATGCATTATACATTTCGCTTAGCCAATATAAGGGGACTATCAAATTTACTGACTAGACAATATGAAATGGCAGAAGTGTTAAACAGTACAGAGATTCCGAATCTTTTTGTTATGACAAGCGGACCAATTCCTCCTAATCCAGCAGAACTTTTAGCTTCTAAAACGATGGATAGCGTCATTGTTCAACTGATAAAAGATTTTGACATCATTATTTTTGATGCTCCGCCATTGCTATCGGTCACGGATGCGCAAATTTTAGCTAATAAATGCCATGGCACACTATTAATTGTCAATAGTGGTGTAGTGGAAAATACAAGCGTACTAAAAGCAAAATTAAGTCTTGAGGCGTCAAAGGCGAATATTTTAGGTGTCGTTTTAAATAATTATAAAACACCACTAGGCGAATATTATGATCACTATTACCGTTAG
- a CDS encoding YveK family protein, with the protein MQETITLQDVVKIVRKQLLYIMSFALFLALVTAFFSFFIIKPTYEAQTQLLVNQKNIDQQSRLGVQQVETDLRLINTYNVIIQSPAILSKVISRLHLDSTPEKLKEQITVSSASNSQVVNIAVQDKQADMAVNIANTVAGVFQEEIQVLMTIDNINILSVATLDDEPEPVAPNKNLYIVAAAMLGFIVSAGFAVLLECLDTTVKTEQDIEEIIGLPIMGIISKINDATYKNI; encoded by the coding sequence TTGCAAGAAACTATCACCTTGCAAGATGTAGTGAAAATAGTACGAAAGCAATTGCTGTATATTATGAGCTTTGCACTTTTTTTAGCATTAGTCACGGCGTTCTTTAGTTTTTTTATCATAAAGCCTACTTATGAAGCACAAACGCAGCTGTTAGTAAATCAAAAAAATATCGACCAACAATCACGTTTAGGTGTACAACAGGTGGAAACGGATTTGCGTTTAATTAATACGTATAATGTCATTATTCAAAGCCCTGCTATTTTATCGAAAGTGATTAGCCGGCTTCATTTAGATAGTACACCAGAAAAATTAAAAGAACAGATTACTGTATCGAGTGCGAGTAATTCTCAAGTTGTGAATATTGCCGTTCAAGACAAGCAAGCTGATATGGCAGTTAATATTGCCAATACAGTAGCTGGGGTATTTCAAGAGGAGATTCAAGTGTTAATGACGATAGATAATATTAATATTTTGTCAGTAGCGACATTAGATGACGAGCCTGAGCCAGTGGCGCCAAACAAAAATTTATATATTGTGGCTGCTGCGATGCTAGGGTTCATCGTAAGCGCTGGCTTTGCTGTATTACTAGAATGCTTGGATACAACCGTTAAGACAGAGCAAGATATCGAAGAAATCATTGGCTTGCCGATTATGGGTATCATTAGCAAAATAAACGATGCAACCTATAAAAATATATGA